The window ACAAGCGGGATGCAGATGAACCAGCAGAGGGCAACCATGCCCGCAAGCCCCGCGAGCGTGATGCAGATTATCTTCCACTGGTCAAGCAGCTGCCGGATGGAGATGATCGTCCCCATATGGGTGATGCAGAGCATGATGACGAGCGTGCCTCCGAGCGGCGCGCCCATCCCCGCGAGAGCCACGATGTCCTTCGGGAAGAAGGTCCAGTAGCCGAAGAGGAAGAGCGTCGCGATGACGAAGACCGAGGGAATCCATGCCTTTGTCTTGGTACCGACAAACTCGCCTATGTAATAGACGACAGCAAGAACTAAAAATGCCACAATACTGCTCATAAAAATACCTCCTATACAAATGTTATTGCGTAGAGTTATTTTACCGTATTTACCATGGTATGTACGTATTTATCACGTAAAAGTTTTTTAATCACATATTTCCATATAATCTGCCAAAGTTTTGCATAAAAATTTATATTTCCGCAGGAAAATTTTTCCCAAAATTGAGCGCTTTAGCTGTACAATTGGAGGAGTTATGTGTTTGCATAATTCCCTTTGAACAATGAGAGGAGTTTTCTGTTAAATGAAGGTCACAGAAGAGATACGGAATTTTAAGGCGGAGTCGATCAGCGCCAAGGGCATCGAGGAACTGAAAGAGGCGTCGCGCGAGGCGCGCGTCTGGGCAGTCGTCGCAACAGCGGCGGCAAAGAGCGGACATCCCGCGGGAGCGCTCTCGTCAATGGATATTTACATGACGCTGCTCGGCGCGGCGAACGTCACGCCCGCGCTCGCGGACTCGCCGGAGCGCGACCGCATAGTCGTCAGCCACGGCCACACCTCGGCGGGCTTCTACGCCGCGCTCGCCGAATACGGCTTTTTCCCCGCGCATGAGATGGCGGCGAACTTCCGCCGCGCCGGCAGCCCCTATCAGGGACATGTCGAACGCGACGTCCCCGGCGTGGACTGGGGAACGGGCAACCTCGGGCAGGGACTTGCGGCGGGCGTAGGATTCGCGCTTGCGGCGCGCGCCCGCGGTTCACAGGCGCACAGCTGGGTCGTCATGGGCGACGGCGAACAGGTCAAGGGACAGGTCGCCGAGGCGCGCAGGCTCGCGGCGAAAGAAAAACTGACAAACCTCACCGCGCTCGTCGACTGGAACGACATCCAGATAAGCGGCCGCCTGGAAGAGGTCATGCCCGTCAACATTCCCGCCCTCTGGGCCGCCGACGGCTGGCAGGTCGTCGAATGCGACGGCCATGATTATAACGCGCTTTACAGGGCGATGAAGGCTGCGAAAGAGGCCTCCGTGCCGACGGTCATCCTCTGCCGGACGACGATGGGCAAGGGCGTATCCTTCATGGAAAACATTCCCGATTACCACGGAAAGCCCGCCGCCGGTGAAAAACTCGAACAGGCCCTCAAAGAGCTCGGCAGCGACATCTCCCTCTTTAACGCGGTGCTCGAAGAGCGTAAGGGGCCGCTCCCCAAGGGACGCCACGTCGCTCCGGAAAAGCCGGCGCTTGAACTCGGAGTCCCACACACCTATACAAGGGAAGATAAAAAGGACAACCGCGGCGCCTTCGGAAAGGCTCTCGCGGAGGTCGGAGAGCTCAACTATAAAAAGGCGGACGCGACGCCGATGCTCGTATTTGACTGCGACCTCGCCGGTTCGGTGAAGGTCGACAGCTTCGCGAAGCTCTGCCCCGACAACTATGTCGAGGCCGGCATCCAGGAGCATATGACGGCGACCGCCGCCGGCGCGGCCTCGGCCGCGGGAGTCGTCTCCGTATGGGCCGATTTCGGCGTCTTCGCGAGCGACGAGGTCTATAACCAGCAGCGGCTCAACGACATCAACCGCGCCGGTACGAAGACGGTGCTCACCCACTCCGGCCTCGACGTCGGCGAAGACGGCATGACGCATCAGTGCATCGACTATGTCGGCCTCTTCCGCAACACCTTCGGCTGGAACGTCGTCGTTCCCGCAGACCCGAACCAGACAGACCGCGCGACGCGCTGGATGCTGACTGAGCCAGGCAATATCTGCCTCGCGATGGGACGCAGCGTGCTCCCCGTGGTCACAAAAGAGGACGGAACACCCTTCTACGGCGGGGACTATGAGTTCCGCGACGGCGCGATAGACCTGCTGCGCGAGGGAACCGACGTCGTCATCCTCGCAATGGGACATCTCGCGGGCCGTGCCGTCGAAGCGCACGAGGCGCTCGCGAAAGAGGGGATCAGCGCCAAAGTGCTACACTGCGCGACGCCGCTCACAATGGATAAGGAGGCGCTCTTCGCGCTCGTCGGGGAGCTGCCGCTTCTCACCTGCGAGGACCACCACGCCGACACCGGCATCGGCGCCGTCGCCGCGATGGCCTTCGCGCGCGCCGGCAAAGCGGTCAGAATAAAGAACCTCGGCGTAACACGCTACGGGCTTTCAGGCTCGAACAGCGACGTCCTCGCCGATATGGGGCTCACCGCCGCCGGCATCGCCGCCGGGGTGAGGGAACTGCTTAAATGATCCAGGCGGGAGATCTGGTATTCATCTGGAACCCCAAAAAGGGAGACAGCTTTCTCGTCAAGGTCCAGCCCGGGCAAAGCCAGGGCACTCACTTCGGGCAGATAAAACACGCCGAGCTCATGGAGCACGACTACGGCGAAGGTATCCGTACGCCGAAGGGCGAGGTCTACTTTCTGCTGCGGCCGACGCTCGGCGAGTATACCCGCCGCCTTAAAAGGCAGACGCAGATCGTCTTTCCCAAAGAGGCGGGCTTCATCATCGAGCATCTCAACATCTTCCCCGGCTGTACCGTCGTCGAGTGCGGCACCGGCTCCGGCAGCCTCTGCTGCACCTTCGCCCACTTCGTCGGCGACACGGGAAAGGTCTGCACCTATGAC is drawn from Cloacibacillus porcorum and contains these coding sequences:
- a CDS encoding transketolase, encoding MKVTEEIRNFKAESISAKGIEELKEASREARVWAVVATAAAKSGHPAGALSSMDIYMTLLGAANVTPALADSPERDRIVVSHGHTSAGFYAALAEYGFFPAHEMAANFRRAGSPYQGHVERDVPGVDWGTGNLGQGLAAGVGFALAARARGSQAHSWVVMGDGEQVKGQVAEARRLAAKEKLTNLTALVDWNDIQISGRLEEVMPVNIPALWAADGWQVVECDGHDYNALYRAMKAAKEASVPTVILCRTTMGKGVSFMENIPDYHGKPAAGEKLEQALKELGSDISLFNAVLEERKGPLPKGRHVAPEKPALELGVPHTYTREDKKDNRGAFGKALAEVGELNYKKADATPMLVFDCDLAGSVKVDSFAKLCPDNYVEAGIQEHMTATAAGAASAAGVVSVWADFGVFASDEVYNQQRLNDINRAGTKTVLTHSGLDVGEDGMTHQCIDYVGLFRNTFGWNVVVPADPNQTDRATRWMLTEPGNICLAMGRSVLPVVTKEDGTPFYGGDYEFRDGAIDLLREGTDVVILAMGHLAGRAVEAHEALAKEGISAKVLHCATPLTMDKEALFALVGELPLLTCEDHHADTGIGAVAAMAFARAGKAVRIKNLGVTRYGLSGSNSDVLADMGLTAAGIAAGVRELLK